The following are from one region of the Myxocyprinus asiaticus isolate MX2 ecotype Aquarium Trade chromosome 2, UBuf_Myxa_2, whole genome shotgun sequence genome:
- the LOC127410273 gene encoding uncharacterized protein LOC127410273 isoform X1, producing MLDFRFVLLLFPVSLTAMQKSNKRVFGKLGGTVNMSCFFQSQMAMHFSWYKHEPGQNPRLISTIYKYNQITTFYHNFKNNSRFSVMNEKGVHQLVISNLQSSDSATYYCGSAYSNVMEFVHGTKLIVEGLQGHIDIQHHDIFPVHPGDNIHLKCTVLNQNCEGNQTVYWLIHESRESHPRIIKVHEMSVDQCKRSLETRICVYNFTKRNLSFCDVGTYFCAVVACGEIFFGNGTKLDILAISGADSTEQMTTFVLLSIIRTLLLLIISITFYFWYCVNSRRITRAGSSQSDKAFRKRR from the exons ATGCTAGACTTCAGATTTGTTTTGCTCCTCTTTCCAGTAA GCCTAACAGCAATGCAGAAAAGTAACAAACGTGTGTTTGGTAAACTTGGAGGAACTGTAAATATGTCTTGCTTTTTTCAGAGCCAAATGGCCATGCACTTCTCCTGGTACAAGCATGAACCTGGGCAGAATCCCAGGCTAATCTCCACCATTTACAAGTATAATCAGATAACCACGTTTTACCACAATTTTAAGAATAATAGCCGCTTTTCTGTGATGAATGAAAAAGGGGTACATCAGCTGGTGATAAGTAACCTACAGTCCTCAGACTCTGCGACATACTACTGTGGAAGCGCTTATTCCAATGTAATGGAATTTGTTCATGGGACAAAGTTAATAGTTGAAG GGTTACAAGGCCACATTGATATACAACATCATGATATATTTCCAGTTCATCCAGGAGACAATATACATCTGAAGTGCACAGTTCTTAATCAGAACTGTGAGGGCAACCAGACTGTATACTGGCTTATACACGAATCACGAGAATCTCATCCAAGAATTATCAAAGTACATGAAATGAGTGTTGACCAGTGTAAGCGGAGCTTGGAGACACGTATATGTGTCTACAACTTCACTAAGAGGAACCTAAGCTTTTGTGATGTTGGAACTTACTTCTGTGCTGTTGTTGCATGTGGGGAGATATTCTTTGGAAATGGAACTAAACTGGACATTctag CAATTTCAGGTGCGGATTCCACAGAACAGATGACAACTTTCGTTCTGCTTTCCATCATTAGAACTCTCCTTCTTTTAATCATTAGcatcactttttatttttggtactgtGTGAATTCAAGAAGAATTACAAGAGCTGGTTCTTCACAATCGGACAAGGCTTTTCGAAAAAGACGATAA
- the LOC127410273 gene encoding uncharacterized protein LOC127410273 isoform X2 gives MLDFRFVLLLFPSQMAMHFSWYKHEPGQNPRLISTIYKYNQITTFYHNFKNNSRFSVMNEKGVHQLVISNLQSSDSATYYCGSAYSNVMEFVHGTKLIVEGLQGHIDIQHHDIFPVHPGDNIHLKCTVLNQNCEGNQTVYWLIHESRESHPRIIKVHEMSVDQCKRSLETRICVYNFTKRNLSFCDVGTYFCAVVACGEIFFGNGTKLDILAISGADSTEQMTTFVLLSIIRTLLLLIISITFYFWYCVNSRRITRAGSSQSDKAFRKRR, from the exons ATGCTAGACTTCAGATTTGTTTTGCTCCTCTTTCCA AGCCAAATGGCCATGCACTTCTCCTGGTACAAGCATGAACCTGGGCAGAATCCCAGGCTAATCTCCACCATTTACAAGTATAATCAGATAACCACGTTTTACCACAATTTTAAGAATAATAGCCGCTTTTCTGTGATGAATGAAAAAGGGGTACATCAGCTGGTGATAAGTAACCTACAGTCCTCAGACTCTGCGACATACTACTGTGGAAGCGCTTATTCCAATGTAATGGAATTTGTTCATGGGACAAAGTTAATAGTTGAAG GGTTACAAGGCCACATTGATATACAACATCATGATATATTTCCAGTTCATCCAGGAGACAATATACATCTGAAGTGCACAGTTCTTAATCAGAACTGTGAGGGCAACCAGACTGTATACTGGCTTATACACGAATCACGAGAATCTCATCCAAGAATTATCAAAGTACATGAAATGAGTGTTGACCAGTGTAAGCGGAGCTTGGAGACACGTATATGTGTCTACAACTTCACTAAGAGGAACCTAAGCTTTTGTGATGTTGGAACTTACTTCTGTGCTGTTGTTGCATGTGGGGAGATATTCTTTGGAAATGGAACTAAACTGGACATTctag CAATTTCAGGTGCGGATTCCACAGAACAGATGACAACTTTCGTTCTGCTTTCCATCATTAGAACTCTCCTTCTTTTAATCATTAGcatcactttttatttttggtactgtGTGAATTCAAGAAGAATTACAAGAGCTGGTTCTTCACAATCGGACAAGGCTTTTCGAAAAAGACGATAA
- the LOC127410273 gene encoding uncharacterized protein LOC127410273 isoform X3 produces the protein MAMHFSWYKHEPGQNPRLISTIYKYNQITTFYHNFKNNSRFSVMNEKGVHQLVISNLQSSDSATYYCGSAYSNVMEFVHGTKLIVEGLQGHIDIQHHDIFPVHPGDNIHLKCTVLNQNCEGNQTVYWLIHESRESHPRIIKVHEMSVDQCKRSLETRICVYNFTKRNLSFCDVGTYFCAVVACGEIFFGNGTKLDILAISGADSTEQMTTFVLLSIIRTLLLLIISITFYFWYCVNSRRITRAGSSQSDKAFRKRR, from the exons ATGGCCATGCACTTCTCCTGGTACAAGCATGAACCTGGGCAGAATCCCAGGCTAATCTCCACCATTTACAAGTATAATCAGATAACCACGTTTTACCACAATTTTAAGAATAATAGCCGCTTTTCTGTGATGAATGAAAAAGGGGTACATCAGCTGGTGATAAGTAACCTACAGTCCTCAGACTCTGCGACATACTACTGTGGAAGCGCTTATTCCAATGTAATGGAATTTGTTCATGGGACAAAGTTAATAGTTGAAG GGTTACAAGGCCACATTGATATACAACATCATGATATATTTCCAGTTCATCCAGGAGACAATATACATCTGAAGTGCACAGTTCTTAATCAGAACTGTGAGGGCAACCAGACTGTATACTGGCTTATACACGAATCACGAGAATCTCATCCAAGAATTATCAAAGTACATGAAATGAGTGTTGACCAGTGTAAGCGGAGCTTGGAGACACGTATATGTGTCTACAACTTCACTAAGAGGAACCTAAGCTTTTGTGATGTTGGAACTTACTTCTGTGCTGTTGTTGCATGTGGGGAGATATTCTTTGGAAATGGAACTAAACTGGACATTctag CAATTTCAGGTGCGGATTCCACAGAACAGATGACAACTTTCGTTCTGCTTTCCATCATTAGAACTCTCCTTCTTTTAATCATTAGcatcactttttatttttggtactgtGTGAATTCAAGAAGAATTACAAGAGCTGGTTCTTCACAATCGGACAAGGCTTTTCGAAAAAGACGATAA